The following is a genomic window from Verrucosispora sp. WMMD573.
CAAGAACCTGATTCACGGTTGGCCCTTCATCAAAACAGTTGGTATCGGTGGGTCAGAACGCGAGCAGCAGCGCGGCGAGCAGGCCCGGCCGTGCCTGCACCGCCGCCAGGTAGTCCGGCCAGGACGGTGACTCGACAATCTGCGCCGCCGCCTTGCCGAGGTCGATGTCGTCGCCGCTGATCTCGCGCCAGAGGCGCTCCAGATCCGTCTGGTCGTCCTGATCGATGAGCCGCATCTCGGAGAGCTTCATGTCGGGGTGCGTGACCAGGAACTCCAGCGCCCGGCCGATCGCGGCCAGGAGCCGGTCGACGGTGGCCCGGGTGAAGAGCGTCGCGTCGTACTGTGCGGACAGCTCCGGCTCCGGGTCGAGAACGAAGCGGAACAGCAGGTCGAACAGCGCAGTCGCCGGAGGCAGCTGCACCAGCCGACCGGTCACCTCGGGCAGCGTGCGCAGGTCCAGCGGGTAGTTGTCGACGGCGACCATGGCCTGGACCAACGTCGGCATGCCCGCGACCCGAGGCGGCCGCACCGCCCGCACGATCTCCTGGAACGACAGCTGCTGATGATCCAACGCGGAGAGCGCGCTGGCAGCGATCGCATTCACCAGGGCGGCGCCGGTCACGTGTGGCTCCACCCGGTACCGGAAGGGCAGCGTATCCGCGAAGTAGCCGACCAGGTTCTCCGTCTCCGCGAGGTCGCGGCCGGCGACCGGGGCGCCCAACACGATGTCGGTGTGCTGGGCGAACCGGCTGAGCACGATCGCCGCCGCGCTGTGCAGGAGCATGAAGGTGGTGACCCCGGCCTCCTCCGCGGCCCGCTGCACGCGTTCCCGCTTTCCGGTCGGCCACCGCACCGCCACGTAGCCGGCCTCCCGACTGCGTTCCTCGGTCCGGGGGAGATCCGTCACCAGACCGAGGTCACCGGAGTAACCGTCCAGGTAGTTCCGCCAGAAGTCGACGTCCGCGCCAGCTGTGGCCGCCGCCTGGTCGTGCCGCCAGAGGGCATAGTCGGCGTACTGGATCGGCAGCTCCGGCAGTTGGGGCGGCAGCCCCTGCCGGTGTGCCCGGTACGCCTCGGTGATCTCGCTGAAGACCACGTTCGTGGACCAGCCATCCGACACTAGGTGGTGACTGCTCCACTGCAGCACATGCTCGGTGGGGGTGAATCGGAACAGGCGGGTGACCACGACCGGGCCACCGGTCAGGTCCAGCGCGAGCTCGCTGAGGGCCCGGTCCCGTACGTACCTGGTCATCTCCGTCGGATCGGTGAGCTGCTCCCCCGTCGCGTCCACCACGTCGAGGGTCACCACCGCGTACGGGTCGGGTCGCTGGTAGCTGCTGCCCTCCTCGGTGCCGAAGCGCATCGAGAACACCTCGTGCCGGCTGGTCACTGTCGTGATCGCGGAGCGCAGCGCGGCGATGTCCAGCACCCCGGACAGGTGCAGCAGCACCGTGTTGTCGTAGGAACGGTCGTCCGGGTCGACCTGACACAGGAACCAGAGGGCGGCCTGGTTGGCGGCCAGCGGGAACCGGTCCGGTCGGGGTTGTGCCGGCCGGATAGGCGTCCCGCCGGTCGCCGGCACGGCCCCGCGCCCGCTGGCGATCCGCTGGGCCAGGGCGCGGGGATTCGGATTCTCGAACAGCAGGCGGATCGGCAGATCCATCCCGAAGCGGTCCCGAAGCCGGGCCATCACCTGCGCCGCGTGCAGGGAGTGCCCGCCCAGGCCGAAGAAGTCGGTGAGTGGACCGGGACGCGTCGGCATCCGCAGCACGCTGCGCCAGACATCCATCACGACGGCCTCGGTCTCGTTCGCCGGTTCGAGGTCGTCGGTCAGCTCGGGCGGCGGCGCCGGCTGCCATTCGGCGAGGGACCGGGTATCGACCTTGCCGTGCGGCGTGCGGGGCAGCACGTCGAGGCGGACAAGGTGATCCGGTACGGCGTATCGGGGCAGGATGGCGGCCAGTTGCTCGCGCAGCTCCCGCGGGGACACCTCGGCCCGGGCCGGGCCCGACTCGACGGCGTTCCCACCGTCGCCGGTGACCGGCTGCGGGACGAAGAACGCGACGAGCTGGTTGCCGTGCTCGCCGTCCGAACGCACGATGACCACGCTCTCCTGCAGCGTCGGGATCGCGGCGAGCGCCCCTTCCACCTCCGCCAGCTCCACGCGGTGTCCGCGTATCTTGACCTGCTTGTCGATCCGGCCGAGGAACTCGATGTTCCCGTCAGGTAGCAGCCGACCCCGATCGCCCGTCCGGTAGGCCACGATCCCGGGCTGCTCGGCGATGGGGTCGGGTACGAACGCGGCGGCGGTGCGCTCGACGTCGTTGACGTACCCGGCCCCGACGCAGAGCCCCCCGACGTACAGCTCGCCCGGGGTCCCCGTTGGCACCGGTTCGCGGTGTTCGTCGAGGACGTAGACCTTGGCGTTGTCGATGGGACGGCCCACCGGCACCGAGGCCGCCCGCTCGTCGGCCAACCCGATGATCTCGTAGTGGGTACAGTCGTCGGAGACCTCCGTGGCGCCCCACATGTTGAGCAGGCGTACCTGCGGCAGGTGCCGACGGAACGCGTTGGCGCACTTCGGGGTCAACGTCTCCCCGCTGGAGACGACCCAGCGCAGCAGGAACGGGGGGAAGGCGGTCAGGCCGTAGTGGGTCAGCTCGGCGCTGAACACGCTCAACACCGTGGGTGAGACCTCCAGTACGGTGATGCCGTCCTCGGCCACGGCGCGCAGCAACCGCGACGGATCCTGGCTAATCTCGTCGGGATAGATCACCGTGGTCGCGCCTACCGCCAGTGGCGCGAGCATCTGCCAGATCGAGATGTCGAAGGTGGCGGCGGCGTCCTGGGAGACAAGGTCGCCGGAACTGATGCCCAGCGCGCCGATCTTCGCTTCCAGGTGGTTGAGCATCCCGTCATGCCGGATCGTCGCGCCCTTGGGCTCGCCCGTCGAGCCGGAGGTGAAGATGACGTAGGCGGCGGCCCGGCCGCCGGGCAGTGGCCCGGCGTATCGATCCTGCTCGTCACCCGTGCCCACCAGCTCGTCAAGCAGGAGCAGCGCCGTCCGCCCGACCGCCTCGCGTAGCGCCGCCTCGCTCTGCCGGTCGCCGAGAACCAGCGCGGCCTGGCTGGTCCCCAGCACGCTGGCCACCCTGGCCGGTGGTCCCGAGGGCAGGGGCAGGTAGACCGCACCGATGCGCATCACCGCCAGCGCGGTGACGAACGAGTCGATGCCCCGGGCGGCCGACATGCCGACCACGGTTCCGGCCGTGACGTTTCGTCGCGCCAGCCGGGCCGCGACCCGCTCGATGCGTACGGCCAGCTCCGCGTAGGTCAGCGAATCCTCGTCGCAGCGCACGGCCACCGCCGTCGCGTGGGTCACGCACGACTTCTCCAGCAGGGTGAAGTAGCCGGGCGCCGACAGTGGCCGGGCGGGCGGTCCGAATGCGGCGACGAGTTCCTGCCAGTACGTCTCACCGAACAGCGTTCGCCGGCTGGGCACGGCCTCCGGGTGGGCAACGACATCGGCCAACGCGTGGCGGTACAGGGCGGCGATGAGCCGCACCTGCGGCTCGCTCAACCGGTGCAGATCGGCCTCAAGATCGAGGGAGAGCAGCTTGGTGAAGGGGTCCTTGTTGAACTCGGTACGGAGCGCGAAGTGCGTCTGGATGTACGCCTTCGCGTCCACCACGGTCAGGGACGTCGCGGATGCCAGCTGTTCGTAACTGTGGAAGTGCGTGTAGTTGAAGCTGGCATCGGTGAGTTCCCGGCCGCCGTTGAGCCGCTGCAGTTCGGCGTAGGGAAACCGCCGTACCGGCAGCAGTTGCTGTTCCTTGGCGAACGCCGCCCGGACCAGCGCCGTCCAGGAGGTGCCGGAGATGGCCAGCCGGTACGGCAGCAGATTGAGGTGCACGCCGACCACCTCGGCGCCGCCCTCCTCCTCGACCCGACCGTTGGACTCCACGCCCAGCAGCAGGTCCGAGCGCCCGGTGACGGTGGCCAGCACCCGGGCGTGCACGGCCAGCAGCACGTGCTTGAGCGAGACGGCGCAGCGGGCGGCCAGTTCGTCGAGCGCCGTCGAGAGATCGGCGTCGACCTCGACGCTGAGGAAACCGATCTCGTTACGGGCAGCCGTCCCGGTCGCGGCGGCCTGCCGGGGCAGCAGGGTCGGCTCCACCCCGCTCAGCTCCCGCGCCCAGAACTCGCGGATCGACGGATCGCGCAGCGTCTCCTGCTCAAGCGCGATGAAATCGGCGTAGCGACGTCGCGGCGCGGCGGCCACCGGCCGGTCCCCCGCCCGCAGTTGCCAGTAGTCGGAAAGGATCTCGGTGATCAGCGATGACTCACTCCACCCGTCCAGCAGTGCGTCGTGAAAGCTGACGGAGAACTGGAACTCGTCGGCCGACAGCAGGTGCACCGTGTACCGCATCAACGGCGCGACGCTCCAGTCGTACCCGGTCTGCCGCTCCCGCAGCTGCCACCGACTCAGCTCCGCATGCTGCTCCTCCTCACCCAGGTGCCGCAGGTCCACCACGGTCACCCGGGACGGCACGCTGCGATGCACCAGTTGCAGCGGTTGCGAGTGGTCGGTGAACGTGAAGGAGGTACGCAGGATCTCGTGGCGGGCCACCGCTCGCGCGACCGCCTGCTCCATCGCCCGGTGGTCGTAGCCGGCCCGGAGCCGGAACATGAAGATGTCGCAGTACATGTTGACGTCAGCGTCGTAGGCGCTGTGGAAGAGCAGGCCCCCCTGGAGGGTGCTGACCGGGTAGGCGTCGGTCACGCCGTCCGGTAGCGCCGCGCGGTCCGCCGCGCTGATCAGGCCGAACGGTGGGGTGGGCGGGCGGTTCTCCGCCGGCGCCTGCGGGTGTCCGGCGAGAGCGGCGAGGCCGGCGGGAGTGGGCGTGGCGTAGATGTCGGCCAGGTTCAGCGTGACGCCGCGCTCCTGGGCGCGGGCACGCAGCCGCAGGGCCGTGATCGAGTCACCGCCGACGCTGAAGAAGGAGTCGTCGCTGCCGACGCTCGGTACGCCCAACACCTCGGCGAAAACCTGGCAGATGAGGGCCACCAGGTCGCTCCGCCCGGCGGCCTCCACCGGCCGGGACTCACGCAGGCTGTTCGCGGGCGTGGCGATCGGCAACCGGTCCCGATCGAGCTTGCCGTTCTGGGTGAGCGGGATGGCGTCGACGGGGACGACGAACGACGGCATCATGTAGTTCGGCAGCCGCGCCCGAAGTCGGGTGAAGAGTTCGTCGGGGTCGAGGGCGTCGTCGGCGACCAGGTGGGCGACGATCCGCGGGCCGGTACGCGGCGACGGGGCACGACGGCCCTCGCCGCGCAGCAGATCCCGCACATCGGTGATCTCCACCGACGCGGTCCGGTTCCGCAGCACCGGATCGGCGGTGGCCTCGGGCCGGACCACGGTGACGACGACCTGCCGTACCCCGGGGATGCCGGCGAAGGCGGCATGCACCTCACCGAGTTCGATCCGGTGTCCGCGGATCTTGACCTGGTCGTCCTGTCGGCCCCGGTACTCGTACTCACCGGACTCCACAAGCACGGCCTGATCGCCCGAGCGGTAGGACCGCGCCGTACTGCCGGGCAGTCGGACGAACCGCTCGGCGTCGAGGTCGGGCCGGCCCAGGTAGCCTGCGCTGACACCCGGCCCGGTGACGATGATTTCGCCCACCTCGCCGGGCGGCACCTCGTTGAGGTCGGCGTCGACGAGGGTGAACCGCAGGTCCGCCAGCGGCACTCCGATCAGCGACCGCTCCTGCCCCAGGTCCTCCCGCCGCACCCGCCGGTAGCTGGCGTGCACAGTGGTCTCGGTGATGCCGTACATGTTGACCAGTTGCGGTTCCTCGTCGCCGTACCGGGCCACCCACGGCCGCAGATCGGCGAAGTGCAGCGCCTCGCCGCCGAATATCACCCACTTCAGGGGCAGTCGACGGCCCCGGGTCGCGTCCTCGGCGATCAGTTGATTGAAGGCGGTGGGCGTCTGACACAGCACGCTCACCCGCTCCCGCTCCAGCAGGTCCCACAACGCCCGAGGATCCTGGGCGGTCTCCCTCGGCACGATCACCAGACAACCGCCGTACAACAGCGGCCCCCACATCTCCCACACGGAGAAATCGAAGGCGAACGAATGGAACATCGCCCACACGTCATCCGGACCGAACCCGAAATGACGCTCCGTCACCCCGAAAAGGCGCAACACGTTACCGTGCGAAATCTGCACCCCCTTCGGACGCCCCGTCGTCCCCGACGTGAAAATCACATACGCGCGGTCCTCGGCATCAGACACCGACTCATCGGTCGTCCCGGTGTCATCGACCACGTCGACCTCGACCGGGGCATGCGCCAACGCGTCGGAATCCACGAGCACCGCCGGCACGCCCTCCGGCAACAACCCCACCAACCCACCACTGGTCACCACCACCGACAGATCAGCATCATCCACAATCAACTCCAACCGACCCGCCGGAGTCCCCACATCCAACGGCACATACGACGACCCCACCCGCAACACCGCAAGCACCGCAGCAACCATGTCAACCGAACGATCCAACAACACCCCCACCGGCCGCGACACATCCACACCCGCAGCCCGAATCGCCCCCGCCAACACCCCCGCCCGACGATCCAACTCCCCAAACGTCACACCCCGACCACCACACCGAACCGCCACCCGATCAGAAAAACACCGAACCGACTCCCCAAACGCCGCCACCAAACTCCGCGCCTGCCCCACCGACGGCACCGGGATGTGCTCGCTGTTCATCGTCCTGCCTCCTCGACGGCCGGCGCGGGGCCGGGCGCTGCGATCTCATTCAGGGCCGACTGGAACTCCGCCACGATCCGGGCTGCGGTGGCGGCGTCGATCCGCTCCACCTGGTAGACCAGACGGAACGTCAGGCGGTCGGCGTGCCGGGTGCCGTACAGACTGACGGTGAAGGCGACATCCCGTGGAGGTACGTCCACCACCGACACCTCGACCTCCCCGAGCCGCTGGCGGCATCCGCTGGAGGGGATCGAGAAGCCGTCGTCGAGCAGCCCGTCCGTCGACTGCTGAAAGGTGAACGTGGCCTGGAAGAGGGGTGTCTGCCCGTGCCGGTCCGGGCTGAGCGCCTTGACCAGCCGGGCGAACGGCAGGTCGGCGTCGGCCAGGGCGGTGCGCAGTTCGGCGCGGCTGCGGTCCTCGATCGCCGCCAGGCCCTCCTCGCCGTCGAAGCGACCGGCCAGGGGCAGCATGTTGACCAGGTAGCCGACCGTGTCGGCGAATCGCCAGTCGTCCCGCCCGTGGTGTGGCGTTCCGATGACGATCCGCTCTTCGCCGGTCGTCCGATGCAGTGCCCTCAGATACGCCGCGACCAGGCTGACGAACGGCGTGTGCCCACGGAGTTGGGCTCGCCGGTAGAGGCGTTCGGCCCCGTCCACCTCGAAGTCGAGGTTCGCGGCGGGGTTGCGGCCCGCGGTGGCTCCCGTTCGGACGGTCGGGAAGAGCAGGTGATCGCGCAGTGGACGCCACCGCTCGGCGAGCGCGGTGAGTCGACGCCGGGCAGACTCCTCGCCGGTTGACGCGGACAACCAGCGCTGCCGCTGCACGTAGTCGCCCCGGTCGACGGCAGGAAGCTGGCCAGCCAGGCGCACCCCGGGCAACTCCGCCAGGATCTCCATGAAGATCACCCGCATCGACCAGTGGTCGACGATCGCGTGGTGGCAGACGAGCATGAAGACGGTGCTCTCCGGCGTCAGCACGACGGCGGCCCGGACCAGCGGACCGTCGGTGAGGGAGAACCGCCGGTCGGCGACCTCGCGTAGGAAGGCGTCGACCGACTCGTCCGCGTCGGTGAGCGCCACCTGCGACCAGTCGAGCTGAGGGCTGTCCCGCACGATCTGCACACCGCTGCCGGGGGACCCGAGCACCGTGCGCAGCGCCTGGTGGCGGCCCACGGCCGCCGACACCGCGGCGCGCAGCAGGTCGGGGTCGTACCGACGGGACAAGCGGGCGGCGCTGGTCAGGTTGTTCGCCGTGTCCTGCGGGTGGAACTCGTCGTAGAACTGCATCTGCACCTGGCCGTCGGCGGCGGGTGCGACCCGTTGCGTCAATTCCGTGGTCGGCTCGGGCTGCGCGGGCTGCGAGGGCTGCCCGGTCAGCACCACCAGGGCCTCGGCGATCTCCTCGATCGAGCGGTCGCTGGTGAAGATTCGACTGTCCAGGGAGCGGCCGAGCTGCTGTTCGCACCGTACCTTCACGGTGGCGGCGCGCAGCGAGTCGAGCCCGAGTGCGGCCAGCGGCCGGGACCAGTCCTGCGCCGTCAGGTGCTGCCCTGCGGCGCCCACCAGCGCGGCCAGCAGTTGACGCACCAGTTGCCGCCGTGTTTCCCGGTCGCGAAGGTGTAGCGCGTCGAGCTGGTCGGCGGTGGGTAGCGCCGGACGCGGCGGTGGCTTCTCCGAGTGCCCCAGCACCCGCAGCCGGCCGGTGCGGTGGCGGGTCCGGGTCTCGCTCCGCCGAATCTTCCCGCTCGACGTCTTGGGCAGGGAGCCCGGGAAGACCAGCACCACCTCGGCCAGTTGGAGGTCACATTCGACACCGACGGCGCGCAGCACCTCCGTCCGCACCGTGGCCGCCGCAGCCGGGTCGCGCAGCCGGGCCAGGGACGCCCGGGCCACCTCGGCCACCAGGATCACCACCGGCGCGTCGGGATCCGGCTGGAATGCCGCTGCGGCGCCGCCGCGCAGGTCGGCACAGGCGGTCAGCGCGACAGTCTCGACGTCATGGGGGTAGAAGTTGCGCCCGGCGACGATCAGCAGGTCCTTGCTGCGGCTGACCGGGTACAGCTCGCCCTGCCAGGTGAAGCCGAGGTCCCCGGTTCGCAGACAGACCCCCTGGTGAGCGGGAGTGTCGGCGTGGAAGGTCTCCCGGGTGGCCGTCGCGTCGTTCCAGTATCCCTGGGCCACGCCCGGCCCCCGGACCCAGATCTCGCCGATCTCCCCGTCGGGCATGACCCGGTCGTCAGCGCCGCGAATGACGATCTCGGTGTGCCGGGCCGGTCGTCCCGACGACACGAGGCTCGTGCCGGCCTCGGTTGTCTCCTCCGGCAGCTCAACCAGCCGGCCCCGCTCCAGTGCCCGACGGCTGACGTGTCGGGACCGGTACCCTCTTCCCGGTTCCGCTCCGGCGACGAAGAGGGTGGCTTCGGCCAGCCCGTAACAGGGGAAGAAGGCGTCGCGGTGGAAGCCGTGCACGCCGTAGTACGTCGCGAAGTCCCGCATGGTGTCCGCGCGTACCGGCTCGGCGCCGTTGAACGCGATCCGCCACCGGCTCAGGTCGACGTCGGTGAGCCGGGTCCGGTCGTAGCGTTCGACGAGCAACTGGTAGGCGAAGTTCGGGCCACCGGAGCAGGTGGCGCCGAAGCGGTCCAAGGCCAGCGGCCACAGCATCGGATCGTGCACGAACGCGAAGGTGTCCAGCAGCACCGAGGGAATGCCCCGGTAGACGGGCAGCAGGGCGGTACCGATCAGGCCCATGTCGTGGTACATCGGCAGCCAGCTCAGGACGGTGTCGTCGGGGCGGATGCCGAAGCCTTCGGCGATCGCCTCCTCGTTCTGCACGAGGTTGCGGTGGCTGACCATCACGCCCTTGGGGTGGCCCGTCGAGCCGGAGGTGTACTGCAGGAAGGCCAGATCCTCACCACCGAGCCCGAGCCCGAACCTCGCGGAAGCCACTCCCGCGCTGCCGGGTTCCGCGTGCAGTAGGGACTTGAGCGGATGGATCCGCATCGAGGCGGTGGCGTCCTCACCGAAGAAGGCGGTCAACTGTTCGACGAACAGATCCGTGGTGACCGCGTGCCCCGGTTGGCAACTGCGCACGACGCTCTCGATCCGATCGAGTCGCGCCCCCGGGCGGGGCGGGTAGAGCGGCACCGCGACGACACCGCCGTACAGGCAGCCGAGGAACGCGGTCAGGAAGTCGAGGCCGGGTGGGAGGATCAGCAGAACGCGGTCGCCGGGCCGCGTCGATTCCCGCAGGGACAGCGCGACCCGTAACGCGTTCTCCTCAAGCTGCGCGTAGGTCACCTGCTCGCTCGCGCCGCCGGCCTGGAGGAACGTGAATGCCACCGCGTCCGGACGCTGTTGTGCCCAGTGACTCAGCGCGGCGGGGATCGAAGGGAACTCGGGGAGGCTACTCATCTCGGCCTTCCTGCCACGGACGGCGGCGGTCGGAGCGGGGTCGGTCAGCGCGGGAGGCGTTCGGCGGTGGTGCGGATGACGTGGGCCGCGTGTCGCGCGTCCGCTCCGCTGACCCCGCCGTGGAAGACCGCCCGCACCCAGCCGGTTTCGAGTTCGAGCAGGCGGACTCCCCCGTCGGCGCAGTGCCGCAGCAACGAGGTTTGACTCGCGATGCCGGCGGCGCGGAAGAAGACGATGTTGGTGCGGGGTGCCCCGTCGCGCAGTTCCAGCGCGTCCGATTCCATGAGCAGCTTGGCGAAGGTGGCGGCATGCTCGTGATCGCGCCGCAGCCGCTGCTCGACATCGTCGAGGGCGATGAGCCCGGCCGCCGCGAGCAGACCAGCCTGGCGCATGCCCCCGCCGAGCATCTTTCGGATCCGCTGGGCCCGGTCGATCACCTCCGCGCCACCCACCAGCAGCGAGCCGACCGGCGCGCCCAGTCCCTTCGACAGGCAGAACTGCACCGAATCGGCGAGGCTGGTGATCTCGCCTACCGGTACACCGAGCGCGACCGCGGCGTTGAAGACCCGCGCACCGTCCATGTGTAGCCGGAGACCGTGTTCCTCGGTGAGATCCCGCAGGTGCTTGAGGTATGCCAGGTCCAGTGGCACGCCCCCGGCCATGTTGTGGGTGTTCTCCACGCAGAGCAGCGCGGGCAGCGCGAACTGTGGGTCCTTCCGGTCGACGGTCAGCTCCTCCGTCAACCGACGCGGGTCGAGCGTCCCGTCCGGCAGGTTCGGCACCGGGCGTAGCACTGTGGCGCCGAGCACCGACGGCCCGCCGGCCTCGAACAGGTACAGGTCGCTGCGGTCCCCGACGATCACCGCTCGCCCACGGTCCGCCTGAGCCATGACCGAGCAGAGGTTGGCCATGGTGCCACTCGGTGTGAACAACGCCGCCTGATGCCCGGTCAGCGCGGCCGCCCGCCGCTCCAACGCCCGCACGGTCGGGTCCTCACCGTAGACGTCGTCACCGACGGCGGCCTCGGCGATGGCGTGCCGCATGGTCTCGTCGGGCACCGTGAAGGTGTCACTGCGCAACTCGATCATTTGCCGGCCATTCCTTTCTCCGCCTGGTCCGCGAGCCGTACGGTCAGTCGCCCCAGCGCCGTCTCGGCCTGCCGGGCGGCCTCCGGACCGGTGTCGGCAGCGGTGATGACCGAGCCGATCCGGTCGGTGAACGCCCCGGTCACCGTGACGCGGTCCCCGACCGCCACGCTGATGTTCACGGCGCGGACCGCCGCGGTCCGTGCCGCCGGCTCGACCCCGTCGACCTCGGCTATCTCCCCGTCGCCGGGCGCGATGAGGAATCGGATCGCGGCGTGCACGTTGCGCAGCGGACGTAGTTTGGGCAGGTCACCGCTTGCCCGCGCGATGACGCAGTCCACCAGGTCGATGCCGAGGGCCGCGCGCACCAGCTCGGGGATCAGGCCGCCGGCGAGGCGTGGGTTCACCTCGATGATCGTTGGGCCGGCGTGGCTCAGCCGTAGCTCGGTGTGCGTCGCACCCCAGGTCAGGCCGAGCGCCTGCAACGCGGTTCGCGCGCACTCGGTGAGCGCGGCTGCCGCCGTCGGCTCCAGCTCCGCGGGAAAGTCGTGCCCGGTCTCGACGAAGTGGGGCGGCGGGCCGAGATGCTTGGCGGTCAGGCCCACCAGCTCACCGTCGAAGAACTCCGCGGAGAACTCGGGCCCGCTGACGAAGCGCTCGACGAGGACTCTCGGCTCAACCGGCAGACCCCGCTCGTTGACCCTGGTGGCGAGCAACCGGGTCGCGTGCCCGACGACCTCCCGGCTGGTACGGCAGAGCCGCACCCCCACCGAGCCCGAGCCCCGCACCGGTTTCACCACCACCGGACAGCCGAGTTCGGCCGCGGCCGACGTCGCCTCGGCCGGCGTACGGATCACGCGGAAGTCAGGCACGGGTACACCCGCCGCCAGCAGCGTCTCCCGTTGCAGTCCCTTGTCGCGGGCCCGCTCGACGGCGACGGGATCCGGGCC
Proteins encoded in this region:
- a CDS encoding GntG family PLP-dependent aldolase; the encoded protein is MIELRSDTFTVPDETMRHAIAEAAVGDDVYGEDPTVRALERRAAALTGHQAALFTPSGTMANLCSVMAQADRGRAVIVGDRSDLYLFEAGGPSVLGATVLRPVPNLPDGTLDPRRLTEELTVDRKDPQFALPALLCVENTHNMAGGVPLDLAYLKHLRDLTEEHGLRLHMDGARVFNAAVALGVPVGEITSLADSVQFCLSKGLGAPVGSLLVGGAEVIDRAQRIRKMLGGGMRQAGLLAAAGLIALDDVEQRLRRDHEHAATFAKLLMESDALELRDGAPRTNIVFFRAAGIASQTSLLRHCADGGVRLLELETGWVRAVFHGGVSGADARHAAHVIRTTAERLPR
- a CDS encoding ATP-grasp domain-containing protein — encoded protein: MDTSGVMVFVESNTTGTGRLYCRAARHRGLRPVMLARDPSRYPYLDQDGIESLVLDTGDAEAVARACQQLGSVAGVTSSSEYFVPVAARAALRLGLAGPDPVAVERARDKGLQRETLLAAGVPVPDFRVIRTPAEATSAAAELGCPVVVKPVRGSGSVGVRLCRTSREVVGHATRLLATRVNERGLPVEPRVLVERFVSGPEFSAEFFDGELVGLTAKHLGPPPHFVETGHDFPAELEPTAAAALTECARTALQALGLTWGATHTELRLSHAGPTIIEVNPRLAGGLIPELVRAALGIDLVDCVIARASGDLPKLRPLRNVHAAIRFLIAPGDGEIAEVDGVEPAARTAAVRAVNISVAVGDRVTVTGAFTDRIGSVITAADTGPEAARQAETALGRLTVRLADQAEKGMAGK